CGCCAATAAGTACAAGAAACTTATTTGCTCCATATACTTTCATTACTTTTTCAACTTCTTGGCTAAGGTATTCACTAGTGTGAGGATTACTTTCTGTATTCAAACTTTTAACGTATGCAGGTTGAGGTTTTGATATAAGAAAGTTTATTATTCCTTCATTTCTTAAATTAGACCAGCCATCGCACTGAAGGTGTAAGTAACTACAAGCATTTAGTTCCTCATTTAACTCAAAACGCATTTctctatatattttatctaagtattttgtcGCTAAAGCTTTACGTgaaggtattttaaattttggttgCAATTTTTCGAAAAATTGTATCCATAAAGGATGTTGCACCATCGATAGTGGCGTCCCTGTTACAAATATAGCTCTCGCTAATTCTGTTTTTATATGATCATCGGTGTCTTGAAACTCAGCATTTATTGTAGTGTTAGCAGACGACGAGGGGCTTATAAAAGAATCATTTGTCTCTATCTCTGACAGTCCAGACATTTTGGTTTTGGACGAGCTATCTTTTATAAGTTTCATAGAGTCTTTTAATGTTTCTGGAGATTTTGGACAAGTGATAAGATGTTGAAGCATTTTGGCAGCATTACTGAATTTGTAGACCTTATTACAAAGCTTGCAAGAAACAGACTTGTTTGGTAAAGTACGGTAGTGCTCCCATATGCGTAAATCTTTAGGTCTCCCCATTGAACCTAAAAAAATGAACGATGATTAGTTGGTCTGACGAAAATTCAACAATAGAGTGCCTATTTTTTTACAATGATTATTTCTtgttatttacaataaatttttaaaaaaaaattaaaataaatacaaaaaacctTTGTAAAGTTACATCTCCTCGGAGGATTAAACGCAGACGCTAGTTTATTATCGTATTGTTCTGTATTTTTCTCAGCAACTTCTTTAATTCGATTAGGTACTTacgcatattatgttaaaaataaatatctagTACACATCTTAGGCTATCCACCATTATTATCCAAAGACGACTCTCAGCTAACTATGCACTATCATCCAAAATAAACGTGTATGGAAAATTTTATCCCAGTCGGTTGAGGATTGAGGATAATTGCATCAACATACGaacatacctacatacttttatttacataacgcAAGCTAAATAAAAGCTTGTAATAATACatctaattttaagttaaaattgtTAAGTGATCATGATATAATTGTATCATTCAAAAATCCACTTACCTTTAATTATTTCTTgttaagtataaatattatttcaaatctgCTCCCTTAATATGCACTTTTTTACTGCTTTTCCTACCTAACACGTTACCAGGAAGTCACGTTATCAGAGTCAGAGTAATAGTGAACACGTTTGACAGTGATTGTCGTCGCCTCATATTCAGCGTCGACGAATAGGGGAATCCCCAGTCATAATGTATTGCATGCGTGGCGGTCTTACTTCAAATCCATAAACAAAGAGATAATTACAgaactcgatactagatggcgctgttTTTGTTTGAAGAAAGTTTGCGGGCTAAAATACATAGAATTTCATCAATGACTTCCACAAAGAACAACATTTCTGTTTTTTCTAAGTCCGTATCTCTTCCGTATATTTCATAAGATATAAGCTTGGGCTACATTGTTATGCAACGTGATTTTGTCGCTGTCTTGCTAGCAGGGTTGACAGATATACGATTTAAATCGTACTCATACTATTATTTGTCTATTTTTTAATGTACGATCGTAAAGATTATGATCGTAATTCGCACAAAAACATACGACTTTTTGGTTACctggcaacatttttattatgaaacgaACATGCTCACATCATCAGTCACATGCAACAATTTATTGGGGATTTCCCCTTCACATCTGGCAGTCCTGCTTGCTAGAATATAGGTAAGTCAGCCACAGTTACTGACGATCGATATTTAAAGGGTATTGTTTTTGTgctaaatatttcataaaaacgttatttaatactttgtgGATTATTAATTTAGTTGATAATCACTGGAAGTAAAATGGATGCTAATTTGAGAGATCAAGATCTTCGTATAAAACAGttattaaaagaaaatctaCGTAAGTACTCTTTTTATACCTAGGTAGTTAAGGTATAATAAACACAAAAGGTACTTAGATCGCGTGAGTTCGAAGCATTTAttctaataaatttaatttaaaattgtagaaagaaaaaaatgtctGCCAAGCCGTAGCCGAAGCCGATCTCCAAATATATTTGGCGATAGTGAGACCCAGTGTCCAGATGATTTACCCAGCGTCGTcgcaacaaagaaaaaaaacgaggataaagtaaaagaaaatttaCTGAAAGAAGAAACAAACTGTTCTAAATGCTTAATTTATGGAGAAGAGGATAAAAGAAATGAGTATTTCGGACTGTTAGTGGCTCaagaatttaaatatatacGGCCATGTGTGCGAACGAGGTGTTATGAAGAAATTTTAAAGTATCTACGGGAAGCAAAAGGCCAACATGTTGATCAACTGCAACATGAAAACACTGAAAATTAATtactttcattttattatatatagatttttaaaatttcctgaaatattattagttaacgttttatttaatattgtagaattcatcaatacaatttataaaaataatttattggtattacttacatattttcaaaaaaatacgtaaaaacctatttttttgGGTGATTATGGGAGTTTATGGGTGTTTATTGGGTTTTTACCAAAGCACCGGGTTTAAACCCGGTGCTTTGCCCATCTGTAGACAGGTCCAACGTAAACGCTTCCCACAAGCCACAGACTGCAGCTATGAAACAAAACGCGTATGGAAGTGAGCCGCGAGGCCCAGTAGCCGGTACGGACTGCGTGGTTTTCAAATCCGATGGAAACTTACTAGTTTTATCCGGGTTTTTGTAAGAATGCTAGGGTTGTTGTTAACGATAtggtagaaaatattatttagatttaattaagacaataaaacatataataataatcaaatatttattgaaataaaacacatAATGAAAATACGACACTCTTATTCTAAATTTacgacgaaaaaaaattatttgtgGTTCTTGTTAAAACAAGGCAAACAAAGGAATGGTTTAGTTGGGCAGCTTTGGCAATAAGTGGAGACCTTTATCGACTTTGTTTTAGCCTGTTTGCTACCCATGACTGGTACGTTATCTGCATAACATTGGCGACATGTCCTTCTGACTTTTCTAGCCAAACCCTCTTTTTTTTCCAAGCAGTGTTTCTCTCTCTTTGGTCTTTGGTTAGGCTCAGCCACAGGATTTTCTTGGGCTTTGCAAAGATTCATCATTATGGATCTCCGGAAGTCTACCATTTGTAAGTTTTTTAGTCACTGACTTGTACAGAGTCAAAGCATTTACCATCGCAGTATTTAGTAATAAATCAACAGCCAATTTCTTGTACCACTTTACAGATTTTCGCAACGGGGAGGAGTATGCTGCCATTTGATCCGATAAGTCGACTGCTCCTTTGGCTTTGTTGTAATCAATTATGATCTGCGGTTTCATGACCATAGTGCCCCGACGTTTTTTTATCATTCCAAATTGATCTGAATGTTTGGTTGACAATACCAACACGTCCCTTTTGTCTCTCCATTTCATGGCAGTAATACCATCTCGACTCTCCCTGGCAATAAATTCTCCTTTCTTGAGTTTAGTACTCACGACTTTCTTGGGTAGGTTCCTCCTATTCTTTCGAGTTGTTCCCACCAAATGGGTTTCATTATCTAGCAAAGCCCTGGCCAATTTAATGCTGGTATACCAGTTATCGGTATAAAGAGTATGGCCTTTATTAAGAAGATTGCCAAGCAAATCCATTACAACATTATACGGAGTGGTATTTGTGACTTCGTTGTTTTTTCCTGCGTAAATACTTATCTTATAAGTATATCCCGACACACAGCACAACTTAAATTCTTTAATTCCATATTTATGGCACTTTTGTTTATTGTACTGTCGGAAGACAATTCTGCCACGAAACGGAACAACACTTTCGTCTATACATAGGTCTTCGCCAGGTGTGTAATGCATCTGGAATTGGTTATTTAATACCTGCAAAAGGTATCTAATACGATGTAGACGGTCTTCTGTATTTGCCTCATCGTTTTGAGAGAAATGACGCATTTGTAGTAGCAATTCGAAGCGATTTCGTGGCATTACTGAGCGTGGAAATGGAtgacctataataatatttgttgacCAATACTCCGCCAATCTAGGAAGCCTTGTGATGCCCATAAAGATGATAAgcccaaaaaacttttttatttcctCTAGATTTGTTGGAGCCCATTTCCGAAGCCTTGCAAAGCGTGAACTTTCTTCGGAAAcagcgattttttttattgcgaATTGGTTTGTAAGGTCAGCAATCTCTTGGAAAAGACTATCAGGCACCATCAATTGGAAGAAATCAGCTGGATATTTATTGCGCATGCTATAGCATAGGTTAGTGGAAAGGCCAGGATGTTCAGTGAAAGGTATTATATGGCGTTGGTTACCTTTAGGTCTTGACCAGGTTGTCGATGGCGATGTATTACCTGAACCAAAAAATTGGTTGCCTGTAAAGTCGGTATACGGGCGAAAGTTTTACGTGACAACGACTTTGAGTGGTTTATGTCTGTCTCTCTCGCTCTTAGGCGGGCTAACCATGCCCGAGTGGAAGGGACGCGTGCCTCTCACTCGCTCTCATTGTGAGCGCATAACGTGAGCGGAGCGTAACGCAGTTTCTTTAAGTGTCACCCGGCAAACCAATTTATAAGACGTTGTCACGTCAAAAAATACAACTAACGTATGTATTGTAACTAGTGAACCTACTCATAAACAAGTAATAATTGAATAAATATGCATACGTTGAACACACTTAGATCCCTTTTACTAAATAACAGGCTTGTAAGCCTTAAAACGTCAACTATCTGATAGataaagtttcatcaaaattggtccagccaTTTCATAAATAAATCAGACCAAAGAaagacaaaaattcaaaataaactATGTAAGTAAATACCGTATGTAGAATACTTTCATATTATGCATTTAGTGTTGTTAATAAGCTGTTAATGCTgttaacaaacagaca
Above is a genomic segment from Aricia agestis chromosome 18, ilAriAges1.1, whole genome shotgun sequence containing:
- the LOC121735810 gene encoding uncharacterized protein LOC121735810 isoform X2, translated to MGRPKDLRIWEHYRTLPNKSVSCKLCNKVYKFSNAAKMLQHLITCPKSPETLKDSMKLIKDSSSKTKMSGLSEIETNDSFISPSSSANTTINAEFQDTDDHIKTELARAIFVTGTPLSMVQHPLWIQFFEKLQPKFKIPSRKALATKYLDKIYREMRFELNEELNACSYLHLQCDGWSNLRNEGIINFLISKPQPAYVKSLNTESNPHTSEYLSQEVEKVMKVYGANKFLVLIGDNARNIQKAFELTKLKYPHVVPLGCCAHILNLLCQDIVKIQEVTVFIMQAINIIKTVKRSQRLSSLLIKSRQGEDSTQTLKLPCATRWGSHVTSLKSLKANKIALQILTVKEDVVISRDIKDLILSDDFWTKTGECISILEPVTESIFYLESDQNRLHRTYITFRDVQAKIRFALNEISTLSEESKQQILTSVSSRCNMAMRPIHFAAYILDPRTLGVELTQEEELKV